A region from the Hirundo rustica isolate bHirRus1 chromosome 20, bHirRus1.pri.v3, whole genome shotgun sequence genome encodes:
- the GSN gene encoding gelsolin isoform X1 produces MGRKDFNYLLLTIFCTMALKLSCVSSMSVAGLGYVVTAAVVLSAVPVSMVEHAEFLKAGKEPGLQIWRVEKFDLVPVPKNLYGDFFTGDSYLVLNTIKQRSGNLQYDLHFWLGDESSQDERGAAAIFTVQMDEHLQGKAVQHREVQGHESPTFLGYFKSGIKYKAGGVASGFRHVVPNEVTVQRLLQVKGRRTVRATEVPVSWDSFNTGDCFILDLGSNIFQWCGSKSNRQERLKATVLAKGIRDNERNGRAKVFVSEEGSEREEMLQVLGPKPNLPEGASDETKTDTANRKLAKLYKVSNGAGNMAVSLVADENPFSQAALSTDDCFILDHGTDGKIFVWKGKGANSEEKKAALKTASEFIDKMGYPKHTQIQVLPESGETPLFKQFFKNWRDRDQTEGLGQPHVSGHVAKIEQVPFDAATLHSSKAMAAQHGMEDDGSGKKQIWRIEGSEKVPVDPATYGQFYGGDSYIILYDYQHDGKRGQIIYTWQGADSTQDEIATSAFLTVQLDEELGGSPVQKRVVQGKEPPHLMSMFGGKPLVVYKGGTSREGGQTAPAATRLFQVRSSTSGATRAVELDPTASQLNSNDAFVLKTPSAAYLWVGQGASNAEKSGAQELLKILGARPVQVAEGKEPDNFWAALGGKAPYRTSPRLKDKKMDTHPPRLFACSNKSGRFTIEEVPGDLTQDDLATDDVMLLDTWDQVFVWIGKDAQEEEKTEALKSAKRYIDTDPSTRDKRTPVTIVKQGFEPPTFSGWFLGWDDDYWAVDPLQRAMADVDV; encoded by the exons ATGGGCAGAAAGGACTTCAATTATCTTTTGCTCACCATTTTCTGCACAATGGCTCTGAAGCTGAGCTGTGTCAGCTCCATGtctgtggcagggctgggatatGTTGTTACAGCAGCTGTTGTGCTTTCAGCTGTG CCCGTCAGCATGGTGGAACACGCGGAGTTTTTGAAGGCTGGGAAAGAACCCGGCCTTCAGATCTGGAGGGTGGAGAAATTCGATTTGGTCCCAGTGCCAAAAAACCTGTACGGAGACTTCTTCACGGGAGATTCCTACCTGGTGCTGAACACCATCAAGCAGCGCAGCGGGAACCTCCAGTACGACCTGCACTTCTGGTTGG GTGATGAAAGCTCTCAGGATGAGCGTGGGGCTGCTGCCATCTTCACTGTGCAGATGGATGAGCACctgcagggaaaggctgtgcaGCACCGCGAGGTGCAGGGCCACGAGTCCCCCACCTTCCTGGGCTACTTCAAATCTGGCATCAAGTACAAG GCTGGTGGAGTGGCTTCTGGCTTCAGGCACGTGGTTCCCAACGAGGTCACtgtgcagaggctgctgcaggtcAAAGGCAGGCGAACAGTCCGGGCCACGGAGGTCCCTGTGAGCTGGGACAGCTTCAACACAGGGGACTGCTTCATCCTGGACCTGGGCAGT AACATCTTCCAATGGTGCGGCTCCAAGAGCAACCGCCAGGAGCGGCTGAAGGCCACGGTGCTGGCCAAGGGCATCCGCGACAACGAGCGCAACGGGCGCGCCAAGGTCTTCGTGTCAGAGGAGGGATCTGAGCGCGAGGAAATGCTCCAG GTCCTGGGACCAAAGCCCAATTTGCCAGAAGGAGCTTCTGATGAGACCAAAACCGACACAGCCAACAGGAAGCTGGCTAAGCTCTACAAG GTCTCCAATGGGGCTGGGAACATGGCAGTGTCCCTGGTGGCAGATGAGAAccccttctcccaggcagccctGAGTACAGATGACTGCTTCATCCTGGACCACGGCACAGATGGAAAGATCTTTGTTTGGAAAG GCAAAGGTGCCAACTCTGAAGAGAAGAAGGCAGCACTGAAAACAGCCTCAGAGTTCATTGACAAGATGGGTTATCCCAAACACACCCAG ATCCAAGTCCTCCCTGAGAGTGGTGAGACTCCTTTGTTCAAGCAATTCTTCAAGAACTGGCGGGACAGGGACCAGACagaagggctggggcagcctcacgTTTCTGGCCACGTTGCCAAGATCGAGCAGGTTCCTTTCGACGCGGCCaccctgcacagctccaaggCCATGGCTGCCCAGCACGGCATGGAGGATGATGGCTCTGGCAAGAAACAG ATCTGGAGGATAGAAGGCTCCGAGAAGGTGCCGGTGGACCCCGCCACGTACGGGCAGTTCTACGGCGGGGACAGCTACATCATCCTGTACGATTACCAGCACGACGGGAAGCGGGGACAGATCATTTACACCTG GCAGGGCGCCGACTCCACGCAGGATGAGATTGCAACCTCTGCATTCCTCACAGTGCAGctggatgaggagctgggaggCAGCCCCGTGCAG aaacgAGTAGTGCAAGGGAAGGAGCCTCCTCACCTGATGAGCATGTTTGGTGGGAAGCCCTTGGTCGTCTACAAGGGTGGAACCTCGAGGGAAGGAGGCCAGACTGCACCTGCGGCAACGCGGCTGTTCCAGGTCCGCTCCAGCACCTCCGGAGCCACCCGGGCAGTGGAG CTGGATCCTACAGCCAGTCAGCTGAACTCCAATGATGCCTTTGTCCTGAAAACTCCCTCTGCTGCCTACCTGTGGGTTGGCCAAGGAGCCAGCAACGCTGAGAAATcaggagcacaggagctgctgaagaTACTGGGAGCTCGCCCAGTACAGGTTGCTGAGGGCAAAGAGCCAG acaaTTTCTGGGCAGCCTTGGGTGGCAAAGCTCCGTACCGCACCTCGCCCCGCCTCAAGGACAAGAAGATGGACACTCACCCCCCGCGTCTCTTTGCGTGCTCCAACAAGAGCGGGCGCTTCACC ATTGAAGAAGTTCCTGGAGATCTGACTCAGGATGACCTTGCCACAGATGATGTGATGCTCCTGGACACATGGGATCAG gTCTTTGTATGGATTGGGAAAGATgcccaagaagaagaaaagactgAGGCACTGAAGTCTG ccaAGCGCTACATTGACACAGACCCCTCCACGCGGGACAAGAGGACCCCGGTGACCATTGTCAAACAGGGCTTCGAGCCTCCCACCTTCTCCGGCTGGTTCCTGGGCTGGGACGATGACTACTGGGCTGTGGATCCCCTGCAGAGAGCAATGGCTGATGTGGATGTGTGA
- the GSN gene encoding gelsolin isoform X2 — protein MVEHAEFLKAGKEPGLQIWRVEKFDLVPVPKNLYGDFFTGDSYLVLNTIKQRSGNLQYDLHFWLGDESSQDERGAAAIFTVQMDEHLQGKAVQHREVQGHESPTFLGYFKSGIKYKAGGVASGFRHVVPNEVTVQRLLQVKGRRTVRATEVPVSWDSFNTGDCFILDLGSNIFQWCGSKSNRQERLKATVLAKGIRDNERNGRAKVFVSEEGSEREEMLQVLGPKPNLPEGASDETKTDTANRKLAKLYKVSNGAGNMAVSLVADENPFSQAALSTDDCFILDHGTDGKIFVWKGKGANSEEKKAALKTASEFIDKMGYPKHTQIQVLPESGETPLFKQFFKNWRDRDQTEGLGQPHVSGHVAKIEQVPFDAATLHSSKAMAAQHGMEDDGSGKKQIWRIEGSEKVPVDPATYGQFYGGDSYIILYDYQHDGKRGQIIYTWQGADSTQDEIATSAFLTVQLDEELGGSPVQKRVVQGKEPPHLMSMFGGKPLVVYKGGTSREGGQTAPAATRLFQVRSSTSGATRAVELDPTASQLNSNDAFVLKTPSAAYLWVGQGASNAEKSGAQELLKILGARPVQVAEGKEPDNFWAALGGKAPYRTSPRLKDKKMDTHPPRLFACSNKSGRFTIEEVPGDLTQDDLATDDVMLLDTWDQVFVWIGKDAQEEEKTEALKSAKRYIDTDPSTRDKRTPVTIVKQGFEPPTFSGWFLGWDDDYWAVDPLQRAMADVDV, from the exons ATGGTGGAACACGCGGAGTTTTTGAAGGCTGGGAAAGAACCCGGCCTTCAGATCTGGAGGGTGGAGAAATTCGATTTGGTCCCAGTGCCAAAAAACCTGTACGGAGACTTCTTCACGGGAGATTCCTACCTGGTGCTGAACACCATCAAGCAGCGCAGCGGGAACCTCCAGTACGACCTGCACTTCTGGTTGG GTGATGAAAGCTCTCAGGATGAGCGTGGGGCTGCTGCCATCTTCACTGTGCAGATGGATGAGCACctgcagggaaaggctgtgcaGCACCGCGAGGTGCAGGGCCACGAGTCCCCCACCTTCCTGGGCTACTTCAAATCTGGCATCAAGTACAAG GCTGGTGGAGTGGCTTCTGGCTTCAGGCACGTGGTTCCCAACGAGGTCACtgtgcagaggctgctgcaggtcAAAGGCAGGCGAACAGTCCGGGCCACGGAGGTCCCTGTGAGCTGGGACAGCTTCAACACAGGGGACTGCTTCATCCTGGACCTGGGCAGT AACATCTTCCAATGGTGCGGCTCCAAGAGCAACCGCCAGGAGCGGCTGAAGGCCACGGTGCTGGCCAAGGGCATCCGCGACAACGAGCGCAACGGGCGCGCCAAGGTCTTCGTGTCAGAGGAGGGATCTGAGCGCGAGGAAATGCTCCAG GTCCTGGGACCAAAGCCCAATTTGCCAGAAGGAGCTTCTGATGAGACCAAAACCGACACAGCCAACAGGAAGCTGGCTAAGCTCTACAAG GTCTCCAATGGGGCTGGGAACATGGCAGTGTCCCTGGTGGCAGATGAGAAccccttctcccaggcagccctGAGTACAGATGACTGCTTCATCCTGGACCACGGCACAGATGGAAAGATCTTTGTTTGGAAAG GCAAAGGTGCCAACTCTGAAGAGAAGAAGGCAGCACTGAAAACAGCCTCAGAGTTCATTGACAAGATGGGTTATCCCAAACACACCCAG ATCCAAGTCCTCCCTGAGAGTGGTGAGACTCCTTTGTTCAAGCAATTCTTCAAGAACTGGCGGGACAGGGACCAGACagaagggctggggcagcctcacgTTTCTGGCCACGTTGCCAAGATCGAGCAGGTTCCTTTCGACGCGGCCaccctgcacagctccaaggCCATGGCTGCCCAGCACGGCATGGAGGATGATGGCTCTGGCAAGAAACAG ATCTGGAGGATAGAAGGCTCCGAGAAGGTGCCGGTGGACCCCGCCACGTACGGGCAGTTCTACGGCGGGGACAGCTACATCATCCTGTACGATTACCAGCACGACGGGAAGCGGGGACAGATCATTTACACCTG GCAGGGCGCCGACTCCACGCAGGATGAGATTGCAACCTCTGCATTCCTCACAGTGCAGctggatgaggagctgggaggCAGCCCCGTGCAG aaacgAGTAGTGCAAGGGAAGGAGCCTCCTCACCTGATGAGCATGTTTGGTGGGAAGCCCTTGGTCGTCTACAAGGGTGGAACCTCGAGGGAAGGAGGCCAGACTGCACCTGCGGCAACGCGGCTGTTCCAGGTCCGCTCCAGCACCTCCGGAGCCACCCGGGCAGTGGAG CTGGATCCTACAGCCAGTCAGCTGAACTCCAATGATGCCTTTGTCCTGAAAACTCCCTCTGCTGCCTACCTGTGGGTTGGCCAAGGAGCCAGCAACGCTGAGAAATcaggagcacaggagctgctgaagaTACTGGGAGCTCGCCCAGTACAGGTTGCTGAGGGCAAAGAGCCAG acaaTTTCTGGGCAGCCTTGGGTGGCAAAGCTCCGTACCGCACCTCGCCCCGCCTCAAGGACAAGAAGATGGACACTCACCCCCCGCGTCTCTTTGCGTGCTCCAACAAGAGCGGGCGCTTCACC ATTGAAGAAGTTCCTGGAGATCTGACTCAGGATGACCTTGCCACAGATGATGTGATGCTCCTGGACACATGGGATCAG gTCTTTGTATGGATTGGGAAAGATgcccaagaagaagaaaagactgAGGCACTGAAGTCTG ccaAGCGCTACATTGACACAGACCCCTCCACGCGGGACAAGAGGACCCCGGTGACCATTGTCAAACAGGGCTTCGAGCCTCCCACCTTCTCCGGCTGGTTCCTGGGCTGGGACGATGACTACTGGGCTGTGGATCCCCTGCAGAGAGCAATGGCTGATGTGGATGTGTGA
- the STOM gene encoding stomatin — translation MADHEAGLPQKPRRPPDDDNTGLGVCGWILVITSLVFTVLTFPISIWMCIKIIKEYERAIIFRLGRILKGGAKGPGLFFVLPCTDSFIKVDMRTISFDIPPQEILTRDSVTINVDGVVYYRVQNATLAVANITNADSATRLLAQTTLRNVLGTKSLSEILSDREEIAHSMQVTLDEATDNWGIKVERVEIKDVKLPIQLQRAMAAEAEAAREARAKVIAAEGEMNASRALKEASMVITESPAALQLRYLQTLTTIAAEKNSTIVFPLPINILQGLLVQKNRRRFGGCMGKARQAATSTESDIFKFWDVAMELKPQDQ, via the exons ATGGCAGATCACGAAGCGGGGTTACCGCAGAAGCCCCGTCGGCCGCCAG ATGATGACAATACTGGCCTCGGTGTGTGTGGATGGATCCTGGTGATCACCTCACTTGTGTTCACTGTCCTTACATTTCCTATATCAATATGGATGTGCATAAAG ATTATCAAGGAATACGAGCGAGCCATCATCTTCAGACTTGGACGCATCCTGAAAGGGGGAGCAAAGGGACCAG gtttgttttttgtccTGCCTTGCACAGACAGCTTCATCAAAGTTGATATGAGAACCATCTCTTTTGATATCCCTCCTCAGGAG ATCCTGACCAGGGACTCGGTGACAATTAACGTGGATGGAGTGGTTTATTACAGGGTGCAGAATGCCACCCTGGCCGTGGCAAACATCACCAACGCCGACTCAGCCACCCGGCTCCTGGCACAGACCACCCTGAGGAATGTCCTGGGCACCAAAAGCCTCTCTGAGATCCTCTCTGACCGTGAGGAAATTGCACACAGCATGCAG GTCACACTGGATGAGGCCACAGACAACTGGGGCATTAAGGTGGAACGTGTGGAGATCAAGGATGTGAAGCTGCCcatccagctgcagagagccaTGGCTGCAGAAGCAGAGGCAGCCCGGGAGGCGAGAGCCAAG GTGATCGCGGCCGAGGGCGAGATGAACGCGTCCAGGGCGCTGAAGGAGGCGTCCATGGTGATCACGGAGTCTCCCGCTGCTCTCCAGCTCCGGTACCTGCAGACCCTGACCACCATCGCTGCTGAGAAGAATTCCACCATCGTCTTCCCCCTGCCCATAAACATCCTGCAGGGCCTCCTAG TCCAGAAAAATAGGAGAAGATTTGGAGGCTGCATGGGGAAGGCTCGTCAGGCTGCCACCAGCACTGAGTCTGACATCTTTAAATTCTGGGACGTGGCAATGGAACTGAAACCCCAAGATCAGTGA